The sequence GGAAAAGGAGCAGTTTATTCCCGAGAAGGCAAACATTTGCTCGAAGCCTCAATAATGGATGGCGCTACTTTAGAGGCAGGAGCAGTTGCAAATAGCATGAAAATCAAAAACCCTGTTTTATTTGCCAAAAGTTTATTAGAAAATAAAGATATCATCATGATATCTGGTGAAGCGGCCGATAATTTGGCAGAGCAAACTAATCATGAATTAGTTGAAAACGATTACTTTGATACCAATTTTAGAAAAGAACAATTTTTGGAAGCCAAAAAAGTTTCTGAAACAGCAACTTTTCTTGACCACACCAATTTGAAGATGGGGACTGTTGGCGCTGTAGCTATTGACAGAACTGGAAATATAGCGGCGGCAACTTCAACTGGAGGAATGACCAATAAATTGGATGGGCGTATTGGTGACTCTGCCATTATTGGAGCTGGGACTTATGCCAATAATAAGACTTGCGGTGTATCCTGTACAGGTGTTGGAGAATATTTTATCAGGGCTACCGTTGCTTCAATGGTATCGAATTTAATGGAATTTGGAAACATGTCCCTAGTTCAAGCAACCGAAATAACGATCAAAGGCCATTTGACAAAATTAGGCGGGGAAGGAGGGCTTATAGCAATTGATAAGGATGGAAATATTAATTTTTCCTATAATTCCCAAGGAATGTACCGCGGTTTTGTAAATGAAAAAAAGAAAGAGAAAAAGATATTTATCTGGGATGATGAAGAGCTATAATCAGGCACTTCTAACGTAAATTGCGACTCCCAGTGAAGAAAAATTTAAATGCATAAAAAATGAAATTAATCCAAAAATTCCCGGACACAATCACTATTATTTTAGTGATTACAATTCTTTTTATTGGTTTAACTTGGGTAATTCCTGCTGGAGAGTTTGACAGGTCTGTAGTAAACAATACAGAGAAGATCATAGCAGGTTCCTACAAGCACGTAGAAGCGGCTCCACAAGGAATTAAAGCTTTTTTAGAAGCTCCGATAAAAGGTTTTATTTCGGCATCACAAATTATTGCTTTTGTGTTTTTGGTTGGAGGTGCTTTTTCGATTATCAATTTGACTGGCGCTATAAATGCTGGACTTTTTAATGTGATT comes from Flavobacterium sp. KACC 22761 and encodes:
- a CDS encoding isoaspartyl peptidase/L-asparaginase, which translates into the protein MTNKTPFALCIHGGAGVITPENLSEADKKLIKDDLILALNAGEEILAQGGNAIDAVAAAVVALENSIHFNAGKGAVYSREGKHLLEASIMDGATLEAGAVANSMKIKNPVLFAKSLLENKDIIMISGEAADNLAEQTNHELVENDYFDTNFRKEQFLEAKKVSETATFLDHTNLKMGTVGAVAIDRTGNIAAATSTGGMTNKLDGRIGDSAIIGAGTYANNKTCGVSCTGVGEYFIRATVASMVSNLMEFGNMSLVQATEITIKGHLTKLGGEGGLIAIDKDGNINFSYNSQGMYRGFVNEKKKEKKIFIWDDEEL